A single window of Coffea eugenioides isolate CCC68of chromosome 7, Ceug_1.0, whole genome shotgun sequence DNA harbors:
- the LOC113778372 gene encoding cytochrome P450 CYP736A12-like, with translation MMSIHWLWTALALAAVWFFLQDLFLMKKRKRFPPGPKGLPIIGNLHLLGKNPHQDLAKLAKKHGPLMYMRFGYVPAIIVSSPEAAEKFLKTYDQVFASRPYHESSWYVSYEQRNLSFAQYGPYWRNMRKLCILQLLSSHKINSFLPMRREEVGTLVKSLKQAASDGAAVDLTAAISSLGANMSCLMIFGKKYMDKDFDDRGFRDVIGEALRLGATPNLGDYFPLLGVLDLQGLTRRFKDLAKVFDNFFEKIIDEHLQSQEHKQTKDVVDIMMGIMQSGEAEFEFDRRHVKAVLLDLLVASMDTSVTAVEWAISELLRRPEAMRKLQKELEDKVGLERTVEESDVEGLEYLDMVIKETMRLHPVAPLLLPHESMEDCTVDDFHIQKKSRIIINVYAIGHDPNVWPDPETFIPERFKDSNIDLRGQDFQLIPFGSGRRGCPGLQLGVLLVRFVLAQLVHCFNWEPADNIKSTDLDMSEVFGLVLSRAKHLKVVPTYRLQE, from the exons ATGATGAGCATTCATTGGCTATGGACAGCTCTAGCCTTGGCAGCAGTCTGGTTTTTTCTTCAAGACTTGTTCTTgatgaagaagagaaagagaTTTCCTCCAGGTCCAAAAGGGCTTCCTATTATAGGAAATCTGCATCTGTTAGGCAAGAATCCTCATCAAGATTTGGCAAAACTAGCCAAAAAGCATGGCCCTTTAATGTACATGCGATTCGGTTATGTCCCAGCAATCATTGTCTCATCCCCTGAAGCAGCTGAAAAGTTTCTCAAGACTTACGATCAAGTTTTTGCTAGTAGGCCTTATCATGAATCTTCTTGGTACGTTAGTTATGAGCAAAGGAACTTGTCTTTTGCCCAATATGGACCGTATTGGCGAAACATGCGTAAGCTTTGCATTCTGCAGCTGCTCAGTAGCCACAAAATCAATTCATTTCTGCCAATGAGAAGAGAAGAGGTTGGAACATTGGTTAAATCACTCAAACAGGCTGCCTCAGATGGTGCTGCTGTTGACCTTACTGCAGCAATTTCTTCCTTGGGTGCAAATATGAGTTGCTTGATGATATTTGGGAAGAAATATATGGACAAGGATTTTGATGATAGGGGGTTTAGAGATGTCATTGGAGAAGCACTTCGTCTTGGGGCCACGCCTAACCTCGGTGACTACTTTCCTCTGCTTGGTGTGCTTGACCTTCAGGGACTTACTCGCCGGTTTAAGGATCTTGCCAAGgtgtttgataatttttttgagaaaatcattGATGAGCATCTACAGTCTCAGGAGCACAAGCAAACCAAGGACGTTGTAGACATCATGATGGGAATTATGCAATCTGGAGAAGCTGAGTTTGAGTTCGACCGTCGTCATGTCAAAGCCGTCTTGTTG GATTTGCTTGTAGCCTCAATGGACACCTCAGTCACGGCTGTTGAATGGGCGATCTCAGAACTCCTCAGGCGTCCTGAGGCAATGAGAAAACTCCAGAAAGAGTTGGAAGACAAAGTTGGATTGGAGAGGACTGTGGAGGAATCAGACGTTGAAGGCCTGGAATATTTGGACATGGTTATCAAAGAAACCATGAGGCTTCATCCTGTGGCCCCACTATTGCTTCCCCATGAGTCAATGGAAGATTGCACAGTTGATGACTTCCACATTCAGAAAAAATCAAGGATCATCATAAACGTATACGCAATTGGACACGATCCAAATGTCTGGCCTGATCCTGAGACCTTCATCCCTGAAAGATTCAAAGATAGCAATATAGACCTTCGGGGGCAAGATTTTCAACTCATACCATTTGGCTCAGGCAGAAGAGGCTGCCCTGGTTTGCAGTTGGGGGTCCTCCTTGTTCGTTTTGTGCTGGCACAGTTGGTGCATTGCTTCAATTGGGAACCTGCAGATAATATTAAGTCAACTGATTTGGATATGTCGGAGGTTTTTGGCTTAGTACTCTCAAGAGCAAAGCATTTAAAGGTTGTACCTACTTACCGATTACAAGAATGA